Below is a window of Leisingera sp. S132 DNA.
TGCGGTCTGGCTGCGCCATATTGCCTGGCTCCTGACACTTTTGACTGCTCGTATTGCGTTCGCAGCCTATAAGCAAAGTGTCAAAAGCGCCAAGGCTTTATGCGGTGATTTCCCGCACCCGGCCCGCCAGCCAGTCGAGATCGCTGTCATGCAGGCCGATCTCGGCCAGATGCTCTGCCGTGTTATAGAGGTATTCGGTATTGGGTCCGCGGCCGCCCACCGCATGGGCGATGATCTGGGCCTGCTCCTCGAGGCTGAGGCCGCCGCAATACTGCACATGATGCGGGTCGATCACATAGGTGACGGCGGTGACCAAGGAGCCATCCGCCAGTTCAACTGCCAGGTCGCGTTCCAGATAGGCCGAGGAGATCAGCTCGCGCTCGCGCAGCTCCGCCAGGGTCTGCTCCTCGTGGCCCGCCTCCACCGCCAGGGCAATGCCCTTGCAATGGGCGTCCGCGACCGCATCCAGCGCCAGCACCAGGCCGGGCTTTTCCTCGCTTCCGCGGTGATGGATCGAGGACATGCAGAAGGAGCGGGCATAGCCGTGCAGCACTGCGACCTCGCGCCGGGCCACCGGGAAACCGGGGTTCCAAAGAAGTGATCCGTATCCGAATACCCACATTGTCATGTCGTCTGGCCCTTTCCGTGCCCTCCCTATAAACAGCAATCCTGGTCCGGACAAAAGAGGCTATCCGATGCGCCTGGTGAAACTGCTGATTGCGGCCCTTCTGGTGTGGAGCCTGTACTGGGCGGCTGCGGCCTGGGGGCTGAAGCGCGGCATTGCCGCCTGGTTCGAAGTGCAGGAAAACCGCGGCTGGCAGGCCGAATATGCCGGGCTGGAGACGCGGGGGTATCCGTTCCGCCACCAGACCCGGATCAGCCGCCCGGCGCTGGCGGATCCGCGCAGCGGCACCGCCTGGCGGGCGGACTGGCTGGAGCTGGACAGCCCGGCGGCCTGGCCCGGGCATCTGGAACTGCATTTCCCGGCGGCTGCGCAGCGGCTGTCCTATTACGACCAGACCGCGGTGATCACCGCTGACGGGCTGCAGGCCAGCCTGCATCTGAAGCCCGGGGCGGCGCTGGAGCTGGAGCAGCTGGCGGCTGTTGCGGACAGCTGGCAGATTGCAACGGATGGCGAGACGGTGCTGAGCGGGGCGGCGCTGGAGCTGCGGGCAGTTCAGTCGGAGACCCCGGAAGCATACCGGATCACTGCAGACATCCGGGATTTTGCCCCGCGGGCGGCCTGGCGGCGGCTCTTGGCGGCCAGCGCGCCGCTGCCGGAGCGGTTCGACACGCTGGCGCTGGAGATGACGGTTGCCTTTGACGCGCCCTGGGACCGGACAGCGCTGGAGCAGCGGCGGCCGCAGCCGCGCCGGATCAATCTGAAGCTGGCAGATGCCTGCTGGGGCGGTCTGCGGCTCAAGGCCACCGGCGCGCTGACGGTCGATGAACAAGGGCTGCCGGAGGGCGAGATTGCGCTGCAGGCGGAAAACTGGCGCGGGCTGGTGCTGATGGCCGAACGCAGCGGTGCCCTGGCCCCGGCGCTGCGCGGCACGGTGGAGCGGGTGCTGGGCCTGCTGGCAGAGGCCAGCGGCAACCCGCGCGATCTGGATATCACGCTGGGATTTGCGGACGGCTATGTCACGCTTGGCCCGCTGCCGCTGGGCCATGCGCCGCGGCTGATCATCCGCTGACACCGCCGCCGCCGGCCAAGGGCCGCGCAGCATTGGCGCAGCGCGCCCGGCCCAAGGCTGTACTGTGCCCCTTGGGCACTTTCAGCCGCGAGCGCTCGCCCTCATGCTGCGGATTGCGCTCGGCTGATCTGTCTGCTTTGCGGGGTTCTGCCTCGCGCTCCGGGATACTTGGAGCCAGATGAACAGGGGATCCTGAATTGAATACTGCACCGTCAGCGGCAGTAGGATCCGCCGCGATGGCGGGCCACGTCCAGGTGGAAGTGGTCCCTGTGATAACGGTCGGCCTCTGGCCCCAGCACGGTGCCGAAGGGGCCGCAGGCAGCACGCCAGATCTTCTTCAGCTTCTTGCGGGTCTTGCGGTTCTGCCAGCCGTGCAGAACGGTGACGGTTTCACCGCTGGCAAGCGTGAAACCGGAGATGTCGATGGCCCTGCCCTTGCCGTGTTCCGAGATCTTGGCGCCTGGGCGGTTGTTGCGGGTGCGGCAGGCGTAATGGGCGGCAACGCGCAAGGAGACCACCTTGTTGCCGCGGCCAAAGGCGGTTTCAACCTCACGGTTGATCCAGGTCTTCAGGGCGCGGGCGGTGTTGCAGGTCATTAGTGAGGCCTGGCTGAGGCGGACCCCGGCGATCTCGCGCACCCGCACCGCGTCCTTGGCACCGCAGCCGGGCTGCGTGCCGGAGACATGGCCCACGTCGTCCCCCTGGATATCAATGTCGCCGCAAACCGAGCCCTTGCGGCGCTGGCGGCGCTTGAACAGCACTTGCTCTGGCAGCCTGTCCGGTCGTGCAAAGGGCTGCAAGGAGGCACCGGGGGCCAGCAGCGGCAGATCCGCAGGCCGGGAGGCTGCCGCCAGCCGCTGCTGTGATTGCGGACGGGAGACCGGGCGCATGCCGGGCAACGGCTCACCGAGGGCTGCAAGGCCTGCGTCCGCCGCGGAACTGCCGGGCGGCTCCAGCAGGGCATCCGGCGTGGCGGCCAGCGCAGCCCCGCCGCACACAACTGCCAGAACCATCAGCCCCGCGCGGATCATTTCTTCTGCCCCCGGCCGAAGTCCGGCGCGTCGGTGTCCTGGCCTGCTTCGATAATGCCGCGGCGGATGGCGCGGGTGCGGGTGAAATAGTCGTGCAGGTGCTGCCCGTCGCCGGTGCGGATGGCGCGCTGCAAGGCAAAGAGCTCCTCGGTGAAGCGGCCCAGGATTTCCAGCGTGGCATCCTTGTTGGTCAGGAACACGTCGCGCCACATTGTCGGGTCGGAGGCCGCAATCCGGGTAAAGTCGCGGAAACCGGCAGCGGAATACTTGATCACCTCGCTGTCAGTGACCCGGCGCAGGTCGTCCGCCACGCCCACCATCGTATAGGCGATCAGGTGCGGCGTGTGCGAGGTGACAGCCAGCACAAGGTCGTGGTGGTCGGCGTCCATCTCATCGACATGCGCACCCATGCCCTCCCAAAGCGCACGCAGGCGGGCGGTGGCCTCGGGGTCAGTGCCCTCGACCGGGACCAGCAGCGACCAGCGGTTGTCGAACAGTTCGGCAAAACCGGATTCAGGGCCGGAATGCTCCGTCCCTGCCAGCGGGTGGGCGGGCACGAAATGCACGCCCTCGGGGATATGCGGCTGCACTGCCTCGATCACATGGCGTTTGACCGAGCCGACGTCGGACACGGTCGCGCCGGGCTTCAGCACCGGCGCGATGTCTTCCATCACCGGCCCCATGGCGCCGACCGGCACGCAGAGCACAATCAGGTCAGCGTCCTGCACCGCCTCCTGCGCGCTGTCGCAAACGCGGTCGCAGAGGCCGATGCGGCGGGCGGTTTCACGGGTTTCCGCACTGCGGGCATAGCCGGTGACCTCGCCTGCAAGGCCTGCGCGTTTCATCGCCCAGAACATCGAGGATGCAATCAGGCCAAGGCCGATCAGCGCGACGCGGCCGTAAACATGTCCGCTCATGCTTGAACCTCTTTGGCCTGGCCCTCTTTGAAAGCCTTCACCCCTTGCGCGATGCGGCGGCAGGAGTCTTCGTCGCCGATGGTGATGCGCAACGCGGTGGGCAGGTTGTAGCCCGCCACCCGGCGCACGATCAGGCCCTGCGCCTGCAGGTACAGGTCGCAGGCCTCCGCCTCTGCCTGGCTGGAGAACCGGGCCAGGATGAAGTTGGTGCTGGAAACGTCCGACGGCACACCCAGTTCCGCCAGCGCATTGGCCAGCCATGAGCGCCACTTGGCGTTCTCGGACCGGCACTGATCCACGTAGTCTGTGTCACGCACCGAGGCTTCGGCCCCAGCCAGCGCGGTGCTGGAGACGTTGAAGGGGCCGCGCACACGGTTCAGAACGCCGATGATCTCCCTGGGGCCGTAGCCCCAGCCGATCCGGGCGCCGCCCAGGCCGTAGATCTTTGAGAAGGTGCGGGTCATGAAGACGTTGCTGCGGGTGCCGATCAGCGCGGCGCCGGCGTCAAAGCCTTCGACATATTCGGCATAGGCACCGTCCAGCACCAGCAGCGCGCCCGCGGGCAGGCCATCGGCCAGCCGGGCCACCTCAGCCTCGCTGATCATGGTGCCGGTGGGGTTATTCGGGTTGGCGATGAACACCAGCTTGGTCCTGGCGGTGCAGCCAGCCAGCAGCGCGTCAACATCGGTGACGCGCTCGCGCTCCTTCACCTCCACCGGGGTGGCGCCGGCGGCCAGCGCGCTGATCCGGTACATCGCAAAGCCGTGTTCGGTATAGAGCACTTCATCCCCCGGGCCGGCATAGGCCTGGCAGAGGAAGGCGATGATCTCGTCGCTGCCGGCGCCGCAGATGATCTGCTCCGGATCCAGCCCGTGAACCTCGCCGATCGCCTGCCGCAGCGCCGCGTGGTCCGAGCTGGGATAGCGGTGCATGTTGGCCGCCGCATCCTGCATCGCCTGGACGGCGCGCGGGCTGGGGCCAAAGGGGTTCTCGTTCGAGGAGAGCTTCACAACATTGCTCACCCCGTTCACATGGGCAGCCCCGCCCTGATACAGAGCGATGTCCATGATACCGGGCTGCGGTGTGACTTGGGTCATAATACGGGCTCCTTAATTCCAACCCGTCATAACGGCCCAAACGCTGGCGGGGAAGCACCAAGATGACGCTTCCCCCATGCTGCCGCCCCCCAGCGGCAGCCTGCCCCGGCCATGCGCCTGCGTTAATGCGCAGATGCGGACTTGGGCATCTTGCGTTTGGCCTCAGCCATGATGATCTTCTGGATCTGCTTGCGCAGTTCCATGTCCTTGCGCATCGCCTCATTCGCCTGTTTCTGCATGGTCGAGGCCGATTGCGAGCCATCCGCGCCGTTCAGCGCCTCGCCTGCATATTTGCTGAGCGACTTGCCGGAAATCTGCTTGGCGATCTCGCCATAAACCGCGTCACCATGCAGCTTGATGAAATCGTCGGTGGCCTTAGCGCCGTATTTGGCAATGAGATCCTTCTTGACTGCGCCCTCCATTGCGGCGGGGGCCAGTTTGGTCTTGAGGAACGTCTCGGCCGCCCCGGTGAAGCCGGAGGAAAACTTCTCCAGCGCCTTGCCGGCGCTTGCGGACATGATGCCCGCGGTCAGGATCTTGGCGATGCTCTCCTTGATCTCCTTGGTGTTCGGCGGGCGGCCCTTTTCGATCATCGGCTTGGCGAGGCCGATGGTTTCCTTCAGCGCTTCTGTCACCATGGCCTCGCCGGCCTTGGACTTCAGGAACTTCTCAAAGAAGGCCTTGACCGCCTTCTTGGGCATCTCGCGCGACAGCCTGGAGGCCGCGGCCTTGGCCAGATCGTCAGCGAGGCCCGCTGAAAGCTTGGCAGTCAGCTTGCCGCCGGCCGCCCCTGCGAGGCCTGCTATGAAGCTGTCGATGAACACTTTCTTGGCGGCCCCGTCCCATGTCACCTTGTTGCCCGCCAGATGCTCACCCAGCTGGCCTGCACTGGATTTCAGCGCCTCGGTGCTGGCGGCAGCAATGGCGTGGGCCTTGGCGGGCGACATGCCCTTGGTCGCCACCAAACGCGCGGTCATGTAGGTCTCGACCACGGCAAAGGAGACCTCGCGCACCACTTCCAGCTTCCAGACGATGCCGCCGGCGGTGGCGATCCGCTGGTCGATGAATTTCTTGAAAGCCTTGCCGCCGGTGTTATAGGCCTTGGAGGCCTTTACATCCTGCTTGTAGACCTTCTTCCAGTCCGGTTTTTTCTTGCTGGTCAGTGTCTTGAGGAAGCTTGCCTCTGACCGGGCATTCAGGATCGGGGTCCAGGGCGGGTTGGTCTTGTCGTTGACCATGCTGACGGCAAATTCGGTCAGCGCATTCAAGAAGGTCTCGTTACCCTGGCGGGTGTTTTCCACATCGTTGCAGAAATCGACCCAGGATTCCGCCTGGCCGTACATGATTTCGGCCTTGGCCAGAAGCTTGCGGCGCAATTCTTCCTGCCCGGCCTCAAACTCGGCGACCGTGATCAGCTTGGTCTTGCCGTTCTCGACGACCTCAACCCGTTCGACCTTGGTGTCGGCGGCATGCATCGCCGCCAGTTTGGGCAGGCCTGCGTTCCAGGTGCGCATGCCGGGATCAACGATGCCGTCAGGCTTTTTGAAGCCCAGCTTCTTTTTTTGAAAATCCTTGATGGTGCTGATCAAACCGGCGTCGCATTTGGTGCTGACCTCGATCGAATAGCCGTTCGCCTTGAGCATCAGGCGGACCAGTTCGACATCCGCGGGGGCGTTCTTGACCGGTTTGAATTTGCTTTCGCCAGTTTTCGGGTCCGGCTTGGTAATCCGTTTCTTGTCGCCCACAGGGGCGGAAAGCTTGAGAGCCATGACGTTGCTCCAACAAAATAACTACTGCTGGAAGCCTGCCATGCCGGCGGCGGGACGTCGCGGGGGATTTCAAATCGACTTTCCCCCTTTAAACGCGGGGGACAGCTGCCTACATATCACAAGCATGTGAGGTGCTTCCCGAAACCGTAAAGCACCCCATTTGATTGGGCCTAAGCCGCCTGCGCCTTGAATCGTGCGGTGTGCGGATCGGCGTTGTAACGGGCGGCAACCTCCCCTGCCTTCATCGACAGCTCATTGACGCAATCAATGATGTACTGCGCCTTCTCCTCCGTCATCAGGTAGGAAAAGTTGAGGCGCACCCAGCCGGGTTTCTTCATCTCTTCGCCTGCCTGCAGGTCGGCAAACAGAGTTTCGGATTCCGGCTGGCTGATACCCAGCAGACGGTGCGCATAGGGGCCTGCACAGGCGCAGCCGCCGCGGGCCTGGATGCCGTAGACGTCGCTCAGCATGCGGGTGAACAGTTGCTGGTGCACCGGGTTTCCCTCGCCGTCGGAGACCAGGAAAGAGAAGATCGGCAGCCGGTGCGCATCCCGGTGGCCGAGGATGCGCAGGCGCGGATTGGCTGACCAGCCCTGCAAGGCCATCTGCGCGAATTTCTCCTCGCGGGCTTCGATCTGCTGCTGGCCCACGGCCTCCTTGACCAGAAACGCCAGCGCAGCGCGGATGTCGCCGATCACGTTGGGGGTGCCGGCCTCTTCGCGGGCGGCCAGGTCCTGGCTGTATTCATGCCGCCAGGGCGAGACAAAGCTGACGGTACCGCCGCCGGGCCAGGACGGGCAGCGGCGGCGCACTGCGGTCTGGTTGACGATCAGCACGCCGGAGGCGCCGGGGCCGCCCGGGAACTTGTGCGGCGAGACCACAATTGCATCTTTGCGCGCGGCGCCGCCCTGCCCCATGTCGATGGGCAGGTAAGGGCCGCCGCCGGCATAGTCCCAGACCGCCAGCGCGCCATGTGCGTGCAGCAGGCGGCTGATGGGGCCGGGATCGGTGACGATGCCGGTCACGTTGGAAGCGGCAGAGAAGCTGCCGATTTTCAAGTCGCTGTCCGCGTGCTGCTTGAGCGCCCGCTCCAGCACTTCCAGGTCGGGGCCACCCTCTGCCACTTCGGGGATTTCCACCACCTCCGCGTTGCTTTCGCGCCAGGGCAGGATGTTGGAGTGATGCTCATACGGGCCAATGAAGACGACCGGGCGGGCGGCCTCATTGACGCCGAACAGGCTGACCAGACGGTTCAGGCCTGCGGTTGCGCCCGAGCCGGTGAAGATCACCGCGTCCTCTGCGGTGGCGCCGGTGATGCGGGCAATCTCAGCGCGCGCCTCGCGGCGCAGGCGGGTCATCTGGGTGCCGCAGTATGATGCCTCAGTGTGGGAGTTGGCGTAGAAGGGCAGCACCTGTTCCGCCACAAAATCCTCCACCTGGCGCAGGGCGCGGCCAGAGGCGACGTAGTCGGCGTAGACCAGCGGCACCTCGCCATCGAGACCGGGGATCATCACGCCGTCGCCGATAACGCTTCGGCCAAGGGTTCCGTCCTGTTCCGCTTGCCGGATTGTCTGTTTGAATGCTGCCAGTGTCATGTCGCGCCTCCGAAATCTGTAAAGGCATCATGAACGGTTTGAAGTGCAAAAACTTTATCATTTACTGAGTAGATTGCTGAAACTTTGTGTCATATGATCGAACCATGAGCAAAAATGCAGACAATATTGACCGCGCTATTCTGCGTGCCCTGCAGCAGGACGCCAGCCTGTCGCAGCGGGAACTGGCGGATCAGGTGGGGCTGTCGCAGAACGCCTGCTGGCGGCGGCTGAAGGCGCTGAATGAACGCGGGCTGCTGAAAGGCTCTACCGCGCGGCTGGACCGCAAGCAGCTGGGGCTGGACCTGGTGGTGTTTGTGCTGCTGCGCACCCGGCATCATTCAGCGGACTGGCTGCAAAAATTCCGCCGCCATGTGCTGACCATTCCCGAAGTGGTGGATTTCCACCGCATCGGCGGCGACTACGACTATCAGCTGAAAGTGGTGACAGAAGACATGGCCAGCTATGACAAGGTTTATCAGCGGCTGATTTCTGGTGTGGAACTGGACAGCGTGACCTCCTATTTCGCAATGGAGGCCATCGCCGAGGGGCGTCCGCTGCCCTTGTGAAAACGCTGGAAGGGCGTCCCCCCTGCCCTGCGGGCAAGACTGTCAGTGCCCGAAGGCGCTGTCTTTCATCCATTTCGGCCGCTTGCCGTCCGGCCCCATGCGCATATGCAGGCAGGCGGTGCCAAGACGCTGGAAATAGAGGATATCGACCGGGTACCAGCCGGCCGAGGGCACCTCAACCTGGGTCACGATGGTGCTGTCGCAAGACTGGCGGCCGTCGTATTCACCCACGACTTGACCACCGATCCTGGCCAGCAGCCCGTCGTTGGTCAGAAAGTCGATATTGTGGACGCCCGGCGTGTCGAGTTTGACATAGCCGGTGATGCGGGCCGCCACATGCATCGGCCGTTTGGCGGTCAGCGTGTTCTGCCCCTCCTCTGTATCACGGTTGTCCAGCCCGGCAATGGGGCGTCCAGGTTCACTGCTGATTTTCAGCGCGGAGGAGGCTTCGGCCAGTGTCTTCACATCCTGCGGATAGGCATAAACCACCGCCAGTCCAGGCTTGACGCCGGAAGGCTGCGGATTCGCCGGTGTGAGCTTCAGCGGTGCGGCGCTTGCTGCTGCAGCCGCGATGGTGAGCGCAGCTGCGGCTGCGGCCTTCATCAAGATCTTCATTGGTCACTCCCTGATGTTTTGGATCAGGATAGTGCCAATGGCCCAAACGGGCCACTGCTTTTGAACCCGCTTGCCGCGAACGCCCTGCACAGCCGGCGCGCCAAAGAAAAAGGGCTGCCCGCGAGGACAGCCCTTCCGCCAGATGCCCCAGGGGCAGCAGGCTTAGTTCTTGGCGTAGAATTCGACGACCAGGTTCGGTTCCATCATCACCGGGTACGGCACATCGCCCAGGCCGGGGGTGCGCACGAAGGTTGCGGTCATCTTGGAGTGGTCGGCTTCGATGTAATCGGGCACATCGCGCTCAGCCAGCTGGACGGCTTCCAGAACGGCAACCATCTGCTTGGATTTGTCACGAACCTCGATCACGTCGCCCTCTTTCACGCGGTAGGAGGGGATGTTCACGCGCTTGCCGTTCACGGTCACGTGGCCGTGGTTGACGAACTGGCGGGCCGCAAAAACGGTTGCCACGAACTTGGCGCGGTAGACGACAGCGTCCAGGCGGCGCTCCAGCAGGCCGATCAGGTTTTCACCGGTGTCGCCGGAAACACGCACGGCTTCGCCGTAGATGCGGCGGAACTGCTTCTCGGTCAGGTCGCCATAGTAGCCCTTGAGCTTCTGCTTGGCGCGCAGCTGGATGCCGAAGTCGGACAGTTTGCCCTTGCGGCGCTGGCCGTGCTGGCCCGGGCCGTAGTCGCGGCGGTTGACCGGGGACTTCGGGCGGCCCCAGATGTTTTCGCCCATGCGGCGGTCGATTTTGTACTTGGCAGACGTGCGTTTGGTCACGGCTGATCTCCTTCTTAAGTTTCGAAGGGCGTTGTCCTCTTGCCTTGCGGCATGACAGGGATCCCCTTGCGGGGGCCACCAACACCAATGAAGCCGCGCTTATATAGGGGGATGGGGCAGAGTCAACACGGTGAATGCGTGTCCGGCAGGAAATTCGCGCCGCCGCCCGCCTCTGGCCGTGAAATAGCACCCTGGTCTTGCCGGTTGAAGGCTTCAGGCTGCGTCATGCCCCAGAATCGCGGCCTCGGTGGCGCTGAGGTTGCGGCGCGCATGGGCGCCATAGGCCAGCGGATCGTGCTCCAGCTCCGGCTGCAGGCGGAACAGGCGTTCCCGGTCAGGCTGGCTGAGCGCAGTCAGCGATGCGTTGGAGGGATGGAAGCTCTCTGTTTCCACCCCGTTGGCCCAGAGCACCTGGTGATTGGCCAGCATCAGATGAATATAGGTGACTTCACGCACGGAAGTGTCGGGCTGGATGGTGGAGCCATTGACCAGGTCACCGGCCGCCACCAGCACCTCGGGCGTGTTGAACAGAGCCCGCACACGGGCACCGCGCAGCAGCATCCGGTGATCGGGGGAGACCAGCAGTTCCCGCTCCGGCCGGTCGATGCCCAAGGCCCCTGCCTGAATGCGGACCGGCCGCAGCTGCGGCATGACATAAAGCCGGGCGCCGCTGATCCGGCGGGAGCCGATCCAGAGGATTTCCTGGACGCCATTATCCCGGGTCTGAACCTTTCCGCCCTCGCGCAGCTGCTCTACCGGTTGCGGACCATCGGGGGTTGCGATCCGCGTGCCCGGCGTAAAGCAGATGACCCCGGCTTCGCCATCAGGCCGGGCTGTGCCGGCAGCGCCAAGCACGCAGTGCACGACCCATAGATCGGTGCCGCGCGGCGGCAGCTGGTCGACAAACATCAACAGCGGGTTCTGACCCGGCCCGGCCTCAATCAGTGTTGCAGTGAAGCTTTGCACCCCATTGGTGACAACAAACCAGCTGTCCATCAGCGGCTCGTCAATTTCGACCGCATCGACATCGGTCCGGTTCTGCACCGCAGCCCCCACCAGCCTGCGCACGGACCGTGCCGCGCGGCGGCGCAATTCTGCCTCGCCGTTTGCCCCATCAAGCCGCAACAGCCCTGCAGGCCCATCCACCTGCACGGCATCTCCGTGCCAGGACCACGCTGCCCCCGCATCAAGTGCGTCCTTGGGCGCCGCCGGGAGGCCGTCGATCTCTGTTTGCGACCAGGAAATAACAAACGTGCCACGAAAGCCCGTCTTCATCTGCCTGTATGCCTGCTTCGTCTTTTAATTATTAACGAAACATTAACAATGCGGCGCGCGGCTGGAAACAGCGGGAAGCTAAAATGCATGTGAGCGTGCCCAATGCGCACCATTTCCAAGGAGTTTGGCCCCGCTCAGCAGGCGGGCCGCTTAAAGGTCAGCCCGGGCGCGGCGCCGCGACCCTGCGTCACCCCATCGGCGCATAACTGGACCGCAGGCCGTCCGCTGCCTGACGGACCACCTCAGCCACCTGCATCAGCTGCCGGGCCAGCGGGTTGCTGCGGCGCCAGATCATGCCGATGGTGCGCGAAGGTTGCGGGTCGCGGAAACGGGCAACCGACACCTCCGCCGAGCGGGTTTCCACCGGCACCGCCATTTCCGGGATCAGCGTCACACCTATTCCGGCGCTGACCATCTGCACCAGCGTCGACAAGGAGCTGCCGTCCAGCAGTTCCCGCGGGGCCGCGGACTGCATATTGCAGAACGACAGCGCCTGGTCGCGGAAGCAATGCCCCTCCTCCAGCAGCAGGAGGCGCATCTCGCGCAGGCCCTCGGGACCCGGAACCGGCGTGCCGGCATCCTCCCCTGGGCGCACCAGGACAAAGTGCTCAGCAAACAGCGGCACCTCTTCATATGAAGGCTCAGACACCGGCAGTGCGACGATGGCCGTGTCCAGCC
It encodes the following:
- a CDS encoding Hint domain-containing protein, whose product is MKTGFRGTFVISWSQTEIDGLPAAPKDALDAGAAWSWHGDAVQVDGPAGLLRLDGANGEAELRRRAARSVRRLVGAAVQNRTDVDAVEIDEPLMDSWFVVTNGVQSFTATLIEAGPGQNPLLMFVDQLPPRGTDLWVVHCVLGAAGTARPDGEAGVICFTPGTRIATPDGPQPVEQLREGGKVQTRDNGVQEILWIGSRRISGARLYVMPQLRPVRIQAGALGIDRPERELLVSPDHRMLLRGARVRALFNTPEVLVAAGDLVNGSTIQPDTSVREVTYIHLMLANHQVLWANGVETESFHPSNASLTALSQPDRERLFRLQPELEHDPLAYGAHARRNLSATEAAILGHDAA
- a CDS encoding LysR substrate-binding domain-containing protein; this translates as MTNVTLRQMRYFEALALHRHFGRAADACAVSQPALSVQIKELEEALGVQLVERGARQVRLTSLGEDLAARVRGILRSVDELGELARASREGLAGRLRIGVIPTIAPYLLPSIVGTLTSQYPEADIRVRETVTPKLLEELGEGRLDTAIVALPVSEPSYEEVPLFAEHFVLVRPGEDAGTPVPGPEGLREMRLLLLEEGHCFRDQALSFCNMQSAAPRELLDGSSLSTLVQMVSAGIGVTLIPEMAVPVETRSAEVSVARFRDPQPSRTIGMIWRRSNPLARQLMQVAEVVRQAADGLRSSYAPMG